In Salvelinus fontinalis isolate EN_2023a chromosome 8, ASM2944872v1, whole genome shotgun sequence, the genomic stretch ggctagtggtgactatttaacggtctgatggcctggagatataagctgtttttcagtctctcggtcttagctttgatgcacctgtactgtctccgccttctggatggtagcggggtgtcTCGGATGGCTGAGGTTCTTGATTATGTTTTTGGCCATCCTGTGACACCTGTAGATCTCCTGGAGGGATATactggttattatatcaatatttaagCATAAAGGCACTTCCACCGCCATTtatcgcataattaattttaaagACACAAAAAGAACCCACTTTCTCTTGTGTATTTTTTgtcaacatttggaaagtttactgaCAAACGTGTCCTGTCGTGACATTTTTTTATTCGACATAGAGGCgactttactcacataaaaaggttggatggaaatctGGTTATTGTAACAAATTGACAGTGAGGAAAAAGTATCCAATGTTTCACTTTAAACAATGTATCAAAATTCAGATACTGTTTCATTCAATCAAACATTCCTTTAGCTCAGGAAACATTCCATAGCTCAGGGGACTTTAACTGGGGTTCcatggaggtactgcagggggtccaTGAAAAGAAAACacgatactgtatatatatatatatatgtgaaaAGAAGAAAGTGGAacacttttccccccaatttttttttgaatttcgctagCAACAACAGAATAAATCCTTTTGAATTACCTACCATAAAATGAGAAATGAGAAAGTCTCCTTTCTTTCTTAGCTAATAGACTatgttagagtttacacttcctcttccaattatAACGTGGGCAGGTCAAACTAATGAAAATATATCTACCGAATCTATAGTTGTTGATTACTTATccttgccattatcattcacctgatgataagacaaaacaaaatattttgCTAGCATATGATGGGGGTCGCCGGTTTGCCTGAAAGGGGGTCCGTGGCAAGAAAACGTTGAAGGACCCTGCTTTAGCTAACAATGGATACATTTGATGCATGCAATTGTCTCTTGATTGATTGGCCTCGGAAATTACATAGAAAAAAATGCCTAATTTAGTTTTAGCTAAATATTATATTTGATTCCCATGGACTCTGCTACTTTTGGGGCAGAAGTTGCCATTGTGGGCTATGACGTACCCCCTTACATACCCATTGTCTCTATGTTTATTATGCACACTTTGAAACTAACAATAATTTATTGTTGTGCTTGGATGTTTGTATTGAAAGCCAGTAGTTCACACAGTCACATGCCATTCAGATTTAGGCAGATTGGTTTAGGGAAAGGTTATTCCCAAGATTGACCAATGGTTCACCGGCAAAAAATCCTAGAATCTGCATGATCTAACCTGTAATGTCTTTACACTTCTCTTAGATGACATTCGAGACTCAAGAAGGCCTTTCAGTCCTCACCATTTTATTCATATTAGTGGTTGTATAGGGATTCCATGCAGAAGGATTTGTCAGTTGTTTCAATTGAAGCAAAGGCAGATATCAGTCCGTGTCCCTTTGTGGGTGTTGGGAAATGATATAATCAGATGACAAATCTCTAGCTTACTGTAAACCGTTGTCTTCAACGGTGCCAATCCTACCAGTATTACAAGACAAGAAGGATAAAACATTCTTTGGCTGAACTGTGATGGATTGACCACTAGGCAAGAAGAACATGCCCTCATACTAAATGCATTCCTCCATTTCTACATTAACACCAATCTCCATCTACATTAATCATGAAAAATGGCCCAATGGTTTAGTCTACTACAGTGTGAGCAGCGGATTTCATCAGATAAATCCTATGTGTTTATTCCCAGGCTTTAGGCTCTATTTGGACTGTCTGAGTGGGACCTCCAACTTGGGAGATTTCTCATTTGGTTGCATGGGACTCTCAGGAAAGATGTCTGCCCTGACAAAGCTAAAAGAATTACGTGACCGCAATGCAGCTCCAGTTGTTTGTATGCTCCCCTCCCCAACAAAGGGGAGGGAAATGGTAAACAAAGCAAAGCAAGGTGGGAAATAGGGAGATTATATAAATGGCCCACAACAAATTAGCAAGTCTCCACAGTTGTATGTGAATGTAGAGTATGCTCACAATGAGTCCTTGTTCTCTCTTCCAAGTCAAAACAATCAATGACCAGCAAACCATATCAGACAAGAGCCTTCCTTGTAAAGAGACATGCATGCATAAGTGTAGAGGGTGGGAGACTAATTTAGAGTCCCACCTGTCTAATCACTTGAAATGATTGGATTCACtcaatctgtgtgtgtttgtcattaGGCTCCTAAACGGTGTCTATACACTCATAATACTCTCGTGTGGCTTCCCATAAAATCTCCTAGGACTGTGAGGTTGATACATTAGAAAAATAAACCTGAACAACACTTCCCTCTTCAGGACACAAAGACAACACCTCGTAATACTTGTGTGACTTCTTATCCCCTTTAACTGTATGATCCCCTCTGGTACCAATGTTTTTGTTACTTGAAATGTATACCCACCCCCAAAAAAAAGTTTGAGGAAAAAAACATGAACCTGTAAATCACTGCCCTTTTCAGGACACAAAAAAATCCTACACACCCAAGTAACAAAGAACTTAAAGGAAGTTTTATTTAGGCCTACTATTACCAACTTCTGTCAAACAAAACTCCTGATGGAACAGGAGGgataaaagagaaagagagaatcaaAATGGGAAAAAATGAATAACGGACCGGTAACAGTTCTTGCCTGTAGTTCTCATTTCCACTCTGTCCTTTATCGCACCATCAATGCCATAGTTCATATTTTGTCCCAAGGTTAGATGAATAAATAGGTAAATCAATGTTCAGTAATCCAGTACTCTCAAAAATGTAACAAATACGTTACTTGACGcatctacaaccactactatggtaaaaaaaaaacatttgataaaACATGGACAGAAAACTGTAACAATTCGTAGTGAACTACAATGTGTGTACAGGTTTCTCCTTTTTTTGTTGCTCTGGAATATTTTTGACAGGTGTTATCCAATAGCTCTATAGACGGATTGTTGAGCAAGTGACATGTTATCTTTTGTTTTAATGGTTTTCATTGTCAGAGAAGACCCCTGCAAGCACTTTCATGTCCTACTCCATCCAGGCTTTTCATTAATATCACTTGTAGAGTGAATCTTAATCTGTAAAATGGCCAAAATGTACAACCTCTTTTCAAGACAATGTACATTCCACATTGTGGAaaaatagggaagacatcaaaacgatgaaataacacatatggaatcatgtagtaactgaaaaagtgttttacttgagattcttcaaagtagccaccctttgccttgatgtcagctttgtcacaatcttggcattctctcaaccagcttcatgaggtagtcacctggaatgcatttcaattaacaggtgtgccttaaaagttattgcatttgagacaatcagttgtgttgtggcaagttagggatggtatacagaagatagcccgacatggtaaaataccaagtccatattattacaagaacagctcaaagcaaagagaaacgacagtccatcattaattagacatggaggtcagtcaattcgcaaaatttcaagaactttgaacgtttctttaagtgcagtcgcaaaaaccatcaagcgctatgatgaaactggctctcatgaggaccaccacaggaaaggaagacccagttacctctgctgcagaggataagttcattagggttaccagcttcagaaatcagcaaataactgcacctcagattgcagccaaataaatgctttacagagttcaagtaacagacatctcaacatccactattcatggtcaaattgctgcaaagaaaccactactaaagaacaccaataagaagagacttgcttgggccaagaaacacaaacaatggacattagaccggtggaaatctgtcctttggtctaaatttgagatttttggttccagctgccgtgtctttgtgagacgcagaataggtcaacggttgatctctgcatgtgtggttcccatcgtgaagcatggcgtggtggtgctttgctggtgacactgacagtgatttatttagaattcaaggcacacttaaccagcatggctaccgcagtgatacgccatcccatctggtttgctctcagtgggactatcatttgtttttcaacagaacaatgacccaacacacctccaggttgtgtaagagttatttgaccaagaaggagtgatagagtgttgcatcagatgacctggcctccacaatcacccgacctcaacccaatcgagatggtttggaatgagttggactgaagagtgaaggaaaagcagccaacaagtgatcagcctatgttggaactccttcaaaactgttggaaaagcattccaggcgaagctggttgagagaatgccaagactgcgcaaagctgtcatcaaggcaaagggtggatacttatattttcatttgtttaacacttttttgttacgacatgattccatatgtgtaatttaatagtttgtcttccctattattttacaatgtagaaaatagtaaacaaagataaacccttgaatgagtaggtgtgtccaaacctttgactggtactgtatattatgacATGGAACTTTGAACATTTAACCATGATATCACATCTGCTAGGGACATGTCATGATGGGCCACTTAAAAAGACCAAAGATTTAGAAAGATTTAGAAAGTTCTGACAGTGACAAGAAAAGCTcacattttcaacaacaaaaagtatATCAATTTGTTTACATTTGATAATGTGTACAATCTTGGCTTTGGAATGTGACCCACGAGAAACAGACATTAAACCcagtatgtgtcccaaatggcttccttatatagcgcactacttttgaccagtgcgctagggaatacggtgccatttcagatgcagacAGAGGTTTAACTGCATGTCTAGATATTATCCTTGTGATAGAAACACATTCAAACATCCTAAACTATTGAATACagcaaccccccccaaaaaattatctCATGATTGTAGACCAAGGTAAACCCAATTGACACCAACAAGAGGGAGTTGACCTCCACAGCCTGGGCCGTCTTCAGCACTCTGATCTGGAGTGTGAGTACCCCTCGAGTCACTCACCCCAACTCTACGGTACACCGTCTCCTGAACCTTCTCTTCTGTACATTCAACGACCTTAACTCTGGCCTTGTTTATTGACTTTAAACAccaaggcaaaaaaaaaaaaaaaaaagattccgATTTCTTGCTGTGAAAccataaaaacaaaaacaatcacTTTGCGTTTTTCATCTGGCCAGGTCTTGCAAGCCCCTTGAAGGCGTGAAGCTTGCCGGCCCCGGTTAGCTCAAAGCTGTAGTCCATTGTGACGTAGGGAGGATCTCCCAGAATTCCTGTCTGTAACAGAAAGAGAATATGGACTAAGATGACGCAAGCATGAGTGACTGAACCAAAATACTTTGATAGGTAAAAGCTTACACCGATGGGGGAACAGGAAAACAAATCAGTCCGAAAAAAAATTGAATAGTTTGGGGCAGTTTTATTATAGTTGATATTCAAGTGTGAAAGTCAAACAAAGACATTGAACAGAGGTTTAAGGAGCAGAGAGTATGTCGGTGGAGTGCTTAGTGTGTGGGAGGTATCATCTCGTCTTACCTGGCCTGTGAGGAGGGTGTTGGGCAGTGTGACAGCCCCCAGCAGAAGACAGTTGACCTGACGGAGGATGGAGGGAGCTACAGGTGTAACAAGGAAGTACAGGCCCCGTGCCATGTCCACACCTCGAAGGACACCTGCGGAACAGAGAGAAACACTACTTAATAGATTGCTCTCACCAGCTTGTCATCCATCCAAGAGGTAGTCATCCATGTGGAGATGCCAAACTTTATTGTTCTAGGTTTGATATTGATGTATTACTGTTGTTACCACACATCAGAAGACTGAAAGAGAATGTGTTTATGGTTAATATTGTGTATATACGCGTACCAAAGCccacacagggacagacaggggttTGGGAGAGCAGTACGGGGCTTCCCCTGCCTGATACCTTCTCATTCAGACAGCACAGCCCCACCAGACTGGCATTGGCAGTGTAGAGCACATGAGTTGGTGCCACCTCGCAGTGTGTCACACCCACAGCCACTGCTGAATGGGGAACCTGCAGGGAGAGGACAAGAGATGGACGTAGTGGCATTAGCATTTAACAATAAAAACAGACTTGAATCCTTTGCTTATCATAAATAAACATGATTTGGCGCACGCACGCAGGCTGGCAGAACAGGACACTTCAGAATGGGTTGCATCAAAGCTTCAGATTGTGGCAACATTCTTCTTCAAAAAGTGATGATGATTTCTTACCTGGTAGGGGGTGAAGCAGTGTAGGGGTCTGACAGGGCCTGGTTCAGGGGACTGCAGCTGGCTGAAGTAGCCCAGCAGAGCCAGGTCACGCTGCTCGTTGCTGCGCTGGTGTCTCCTTTGGAAGAATAACACGCAcacagcagaggagagagagaggaagtcagAGAAGTAGGGCAGACGAAGGCTCAGCTTAATGGACAAGTGTTCCTGGCAAGAAGTGCAGGGTGGGTTTGTCTTTTCTCTACAAGTAAAGGGCAGGTATCTTCCATCAGCAAAAAAATGTATATCCATGGCAACCAAGAAAGCTGTTGTGTTGTTAGGACTCTTACATTTCGCCCGGGCGCCCTGCTCCTTCAAACTCTGAGTGAATACGGAATAGAGTGTAACTCCGCTGGGCAGGATGAGTTCCAGAGTTGTCCTCCCCCAAAGCTGACTGGACAGGAGGGTGTGTCTGCCAGCCGTGGGATGACCTCAGGAACTCAGGGGTGAGTTGGGGGCACATGACTTTATCCCCACTACTGAGCTGCACCACGTGAGAAATGGAGAAGAGGCGAATGATGTCCACCAACAACTGAAAGCCAAAACCTGAAGAAGCAGGCACATGTTTAAATGGCAGTATGAAAAACATTGGTAAATAATACAAGTATGAATTACTATGCATTATTTCTGTTAAAATGTGTGCTTGCTTTCCCCTCTAATTAAAGATTGGGCTGTACATGAACATGGCATTTGAGACACATTTTGCCCCCAGGTTGCCAAGAATACTGTGCTACTGACCTTTGACCCAGCCCATGGTGTTGATGACGATGGGCGTCTCTCGGTTGTACAAGCGCCACAGGGACTTGAGGGACTCAAGATAGCGGTCCAGGTCTGTTTCACAGGACGACTGGCCATAGAAGATCATGTGCTCTGGGGCCCACTGGTGTGTAAAGGGGGGACCTGGAAACAACATGACAGACAGACCAGGCTTAGTTTGGATTAGTTAAGACCCCAAACGTTTATAAGACCTTTGAAAATATTGGGAAATACAGGTAGTTGCAGTGCATTTGCCATGTGTAAAgaaaactcactcactcactgcacTAAAATGTATTGTACACATGATTGTAAAGGAACCAGTTATGATACATACCCAGCAGTGGCTCTCtgacagtagacagggagagacaACCTGAAGGAGTGAACTCTGTCTGGCCCAGGTCACACTCCAGGTATTCTACACTTGCAGtgctgcacacacagacacacagggagggtTATTGCTATAAGCATTTTATCACTGAAGAACCTTCCAACCAAACAAACATAAATCAACAACACACTACTCACTGGTTAAGTAAGGTATTGATGAGGTGACGGTTGAAGGTGGACTTTCCAACATTCTTAGCACCACATACAAGAATAACTGGACAGCCATCTAGCTCCTCTGTAGACGAAGAACAAAAACAGTCCATAGGTCATCAGGTTGAAATATCTCAGTCACCATCATGTGGAATACAACAGAAACATGACATACTTGTCTATTGAAAAGAACTGAAGGGGGCCTGTTTGTCATGTTAAAGAGGGGCTGAACTCACTCATGTCACCTCACTTCTCCACATCCTCATTTAGAAATGCTAGAAGCAATGAGAGTTTGAAGTGGGTGTATTATGTTCTCTACTGTTGTGTGTCGTTTACTTGAAATATCCCAAACAGCCACAGTACATGTGACGAATGGCTTAGCAACCTGGGCCACATTCATGATTGCTTGGTCTACATGTCAGAGGTATGTTTTgttctatatgatatatttctATTTGAACGTTCCCAAAGATTGTGTCCTGCTGAACGCGGCCTGGTGACACAGCATATGAACGTGATTGGTCAAGAATACCAAGCTCAGAGGAT encodes the following:
- the nol9 gene encoding polynucleotide 5'-hydroxyl-kinase NOL9, whose product is MKAHKSLPKTKQTSKRQQCNGKWFKPKRIPKNSDSSNLSPSTAMAKLEHHASNLRKDKPNLKRLKKAAKAVSSRQVKTPAATERTPTRHLTNGGAGGPEQGSDSDESQDWSSFAKSVLHQNGGGESMEGQESCVSAKAAPGRIEEEAFVHCAERDYIHNRTVLVMQQGQTLCFRGKCLLSCLYGRVEVHGFTLEEGQQSYPLFSPSSHCPLTVTALGDSPNPSKTKKAGRLEAKAIVRKYLSTESRNRLLSEVDSDSCVILLEPLDTPLTRFLTSFPDLKELFGLSSRDFRDSSAMLDTPLSGLGITPLRKTAGGMVMSQTYREALNGLVNACAEELDGCPVILVCGAKNVGKSTFNRHLINTLLNHTASVEYLECDLGQTEFTPSGCLSLSTVREPLLGPPFTHQWAPEHMIFYGQSSCETDLDRYLESLKSLWRLYNRETPIVINTMGWVKGFGFQLLVDIIRLFSISHVVQLSSGDKVMCPQLTPEFLRSSHGWQTHPPVQSALGEDNSGTHPAQRSYTLFRIHSEFEGAGRPGEMRHQRSNEQRDLALLGYFSQLQSPEPGPVRPLHCFTPYQVPHSAVAVGVTHCEVAPTHVLYTANASLVGLCCLNEKVSGRGSPVLLSQTPVCPCVGFGVLRGVDMARGLYFLVTPVAPSILRQVNCLLLGAVTLPNTLLTGQTGILGDPPYVTMDYSFELTGAGKLHAFKGLARPGQMKNAK